Proteins encoded in a region of the Streptomyces liliiviolaceus genome:
- a CDS encoding phospholipid carrier-dependent glycosyltransferase, whose protein sequence is MSAPQATRPAGDGHTAPRPPEPAAESERPCRFGGLLRYVRSARHRRWLYALAVVALLAQMAVAMVTTAVEQTPTIDEPVYVASAEVYLKERSFRYNPEHPPLGKLIIASGLVFTDAHLDADFVGSQTALGRHVLYESGNDPARLMLYARLPVIVLTLLFGLVVLAFARDLTGPPGGLVALALYAFSPDVIANGSLATLDVPATGFLLTALWLLWRARRRPYLCLPLAGVALGAAAATRMSVLPVIPVLMLLGVLSYRHARRTPGTEPRTPGPEVRTPGTEPRTPGPEVRAPEPDTRTRPPRLDIRARIRLLAHGAVAAVGMAVIAGAVVWATYLVVDPRMRWAAPENVPDIRGTRGTVAAWLPFPEAYRDGMRIQFGFEYDIWQGFLFGRLYEGSLWYYLPAALLVKTPLGALALWTAGSVAMLAVRALRPAVPYVLVPAAVLLAIAMHGARDLGVRYAVFMPMLLAVATAGVTLWRRRPAHWATAALVCLVAVSSLRTYPYYLPYSNEAFGGPSKTHLRLHDSNVDWGQDLGRLADHLDRRHPGERVWLVYKGAGVPSYYGIDASDPLRAPLGEVHGLLVVSDSAVAKADGRLAALLDTSTPIDDVGHSITVFRRR, encoded by the coding sequence ATGAGCGCGCCGCAGGCCACCCGCCCGGCGGGTGACGGGCACACCGCACCCCGCCCGCCGGAGCCGGCGGCTGAGAGTGAACGACCGTGCCGCTTCGGCGGATTGCTGCGATACGTCCGGTCGGCGCGGCACCGGCGATGGCTCTACGCGCTGGCCGTCGTCGCACTCCTCGCCCAGATGGCCGTCGCGATGGTCACCACGGCCGTCGAGCAGACCCCCACCATCGACGAACCCGTGTACGTGGCCTCCGCCGAGGTGTACCTCAAGGAACGCAGCTTCCGTTACAACCCCGAACACCCGCCCCTGGGCAAGCTGATCATCGCGTCCGGCCTGGTGTTCACCGACGCGCACCTCGACGCGGACTTCGTCGGAAGCCAGACGGCACTCGGACGCCACGTCCTGTACGAGTCGGGCAACGACCCCGCCCGCCTGATGCTCTACGCACGCCTGCCGGTGATCGTCCTGACGCTGCTGTTCGGGCTGGTCGTCCTGGCCTTCGCCCGCGACCTCACCGGCCCGCCCGGCGGCCTCGTGGCCCTGGCCCTGTACGCGTTCTCGCCGGACGTCATCGCCAACGGCTCGCTGGCCACGCTCGACGTGCCGGCGACCGGGTTCCTGCTCACGGCCCTGTGGCTGCTGTGGCGGGCCCGGCGCCGACCGTACCTGTGCCTCCCGCTCGCCGGGGTGGCCCTGGGCGCTGCGGCGGCCACCAGGATGAGCGTGCTGCCGGTGATCCCGGTCCTGATGCTGCTGGGCGTCCTGTCGTACCGGCACGCCCGCCGGACACCGGGAACTGAGCCGCGGACACCGGGACCTGAGGTGCGGACACCGGGAACTGAGCCGCGGACCCCAGGACCTGAGGTGCGGGCCCCGGAACCCGACACCCGGACTCGGCCCCCGCGGCTCGACATCCGCGCCCGGATCAGGCTCCTCGCCCACGGGGCGGTGGCCGCCGTAGGAATGGCGGTGATCGCGGGCGCCGTCGTATGGGCCACCTATCTCGTCGTCGACCCGCGGATGCGCTGGGCGGCCCCCGAGAACGTGCCGGACATCCGCGGCACGCGCGGCACCGTCGCGGCCTGGCTGCCGTTCCCCGAGGCCTACCGCGACGGCATGCGGATCCAGTTCGGCTTCGAGTACGACATCTGGCAGGGCTTCCTGTTCGGGCGGCTCTACGAGGGCTCCCTCTGGTACTACCTGCCGGCCGCGCTCCTGGTGAAGACCCCCCTCGGCGCGCTCGCCCTGTGGACCGCGGGCTCGGTCGCGATGCTCGCCGTACGGGCACTGCGCCCGGCCGTTCCGTACGTCCTCGTCCCCGCCGCCGTACTCCTGGCCATCGCCATGCACGGCGCCCGGGATCTCGGCGTGCGCTACGCCGTGTTCATGCCGATGCTCCTGGCGGTCGCCACCGCCGGAGTGACGCTCTGGCGGCGGCGACCGGCCCACTGGGCGACGGCGGCGCTGGTCTGCCTCGTGGCGGTCAGCTCGCTGCGCACCTACCCGTACTACCTGCCGTACTCCAACGAGGCGTTCGGCGGACCGTCGAAGACCCATCTGCGGCTGCACGACTCGAACGTCGACTGGGGCCAGGATCTGGGCCGTCTCGCGGACCACCTCGACCGGCGTCATCCCGGTGAGCGGGTCTGGCTGGTCTACAAGGGCGCGGGTGTGCCCTCGTACTACGGCATCGACGCGTCCGACCCGCTCAGGGCTCCCCTCGGCGAGGTGCACGGACTGCTGGTGGTCTCCGACTCCGCGGTGGCGAAGGCGGACGGGCGGCTGGCCGCGCTGCTCGACACCAGTACGCCGATCGACGACGTCGGCCACTCGATCACGGTGTTCCGGCGCCGCTGA
- a CDS encoding NPP1 family protein, translating into MNGRPASKSLGSRRLGRKSLGVLAGAAALVLVFPATALAAPPPALPANADALDSTFQPTYDYDTDGCYATSAIGPDGTVNGGLNPSGALNGQCRDASDLDSVNTYSRSKCNNGWCAIVYGSYFEKDQAVAGSGLGGHRHDWEHVVVWVQNNEAQYVSTSNHGSFTVHNRSAIRWDGTHAKVVYHKDGISTHCFRAATAGDEPPENHKGTWQRPPLVGWNGYPGSLRDTLTSYNFGSATLGIKDSTFNSHLSSAKPSGIAFDPNA; encoded by the coding sequence GTGAACGGCAGACCGGCATCGAAGTCCCTCGGATCCCGGCGTCTGGGCCGGAAGTCGCTCGGCGTACTCGCGGGCGCCGCGGCTCTGGTCCTCGTATTCCCGGCCACCGCCCTGGCGGCGCCGCCCCCCGCGCTGCCCGCGAACGCGGACGCGCTGGACTCGACGTTCCAGCCCACGTACGACTACGACACGGACGGCTGCTACGCCACGTCGGCCATCGGCCCCGACGGGACGGTCAACGGCGGGCTCAACCCGAGCGGCGCCCTGAACGGCCAGTGCCGTGACGCGTCCGACCTGGACAGCGTCAACACCTACTCGCGCTCCAAGTGCAACAACGGCTGGTGCGCGATCGTCTACGGGTCCTACTTCGAGAAGGACCAGGCGGTGGCCGGCAGCGGGCTCGGCGGGCACCGGCACGACTGGGAGCACGTCGTGGTCTGGGTGCAGAACAACGAGGCCCAGTACGTCTCGACGTCCAACCACGGCTCGTTCACGGTCCACAACCGCTCGGCGATCCGCTGGGACGGCACGCACGCCAAGGTCGTCTACCACAAGGACGGGATCAGCACGCACTGCTTCCGTGCCGCGACCGCGGGCGACGAGCCGCCGGAGAACCACAAGGGGACCTGGCAGCGGCCCCCGCTGGTCGGCTGGAACGGTTACCCGGGCAGCCTGCGTGACACCCTGACCTCGTACAACTTCGGGAGTGCGACGCTCGGCATCAAGGACAGCACGTTCAACTCGCACCTCTCGTCGGCGAAGCCGTCGGGCATCGCGTTCGACCCCAACGCGTGA
- a CDS encoding alpha/beta fold hydrolase, which produces MSTIAVKAARLRSGLVLPYAEAGYPEGAPVVFVHGLADSWWAFEPLLRQLPAALRGYAPTQRGHGDAERPPDGYGPEDFAGDLVEFLDATGIRRAVLVGASSGGVAARLVAGSHPDRVAGLVLAGVPATLADKPAAIALGERVEDLADPVPRALVEELLAGLTARPLGRGLLATIAEENLKVPVRVWRETLRGLLETDLAATLKGILVPTLVLWGDADAVLPRADQQRILDTLFDARLVVYEGAGHALYWEEPERLVQDVAAFAAEVLPAVPTAGQHPVSDVRSDVDQALTLSRR; this is translated from the coding sequence GTGAGCACGATCGCGGTCAAGGCCGCCCGGTTGAGGAGCGGACTCGTCCTCCCGTACGCGGAGGCGGGGTACCCGGAGGGCGCCCCCGTCGTCTTCGTGCACGGCCTCGCGGACTCCTGGTGGGCGTTCGAGCCCCTGCTCAGACAGCTCCCCGCCGCGCTGCGCGGGTACGCCCCCACCCAGCGCGGCCACGGCGACGCCGAGCGGCCCCCCGACGGCTACGGCCCGGAGGACTTCGCGGGCGACCTGGTGGAGTTCCTCGACGCCACGGGCATCCGCCGGGCCGTCCTGGTCGGCGCGTCGAGCGGCGGTGTGGCCGCGCGGCTGGTCGCGGGCAGCCATCCCGACCGGGTGGCGGGTCTGGTCCTGGCGGGCGTCCCGGCCACCCTCGCCGACAAGCCGGCCGCCATCGCCCTGGGGGAGCGGGTCGAGGACCTGGCCGACCCCGTGCCGCGCGCCCTCGTCGAGGAACTGCTCGCCGGTCTCACGGCCCGCCCGCTCGGACGCGGACTCCTCGCGACGATCGCCGAGGAGAACCTGAAGGTGCCCGTGCGGGTGTGGCGGGAGACCCTGCGCGGCCTGCTGGAGACGGACCTGGCGGCCACCCTGAAGGGAATCCTCGTCCCCACGCTCGTGCTCTGGGGCGACGCCGACGCCGTCCTGCCGCGCGCCGACCAGCAGCGGATCCTCGACACCCTCTTCGACGCGAGGCTCGTCGTGTACGAGGGCGCGGGTCACGCCCTGTACTGGGAGGAGCCCGAACGGCTCGTCCAGGACGTCGCGGCCTTCGCCGCCGAGGTGCTGCCCGCCGTCCCGACGGCCGGGCAGCACCCCGTGTCTGACGTGCGATCAGACGTCGATCAGGCGCTGACGCTCAGCAGGCGCTGA